A region of Clostridia bacterium DNA encodes the following proteins:
- a CDS encoding 1,4-dihydroxy-2-naphthoate polyprenyltransferase, with protein sequence MEELSTNPWILASRPKTLPAASAPVIVGTALALGDGAFRPGPALAALIAALLIQIGTNFANDVFDYQKGTDTHERTGPLRVTQAGLLTPRQVFLGMCVVFGLAFVIGLYLIAVGGWPILVIGILSIISGIAYTGGPYPLGYHGLGDLFVFIFFGPVAVCGTYYVQALSLDWHVFVASVPMGLLTTAILVVNNYRDLHTDRKAGKKTLAVRLGRKGTRWEYVLLLGISFLIPVGSWQVDGGSVWMLLPLLTIPLAVPLIRDMYVKEGAALNETLAGTGKLELMYGICYALGYILSHAGIALSCTGTVLLG encoded by the coding sequence GTGGAGGAATTGTCTACCAACCCATGGATCCTGGCCAGCCGGCCCAAGACTTTACCGGCCGCCTCGGCTCCGGTCATTGTGGGAACGGCCCTGGCCCTGGGCGACGGGGCCTTTCGCCCGGGCCCTGCCCTGGCGGCTTTGATTGCCGCTTTGCTCATTCAAATCGGCACCAATTTTGCCAACGACGTTTTTGACTACCAAAAAGGCACCGATACCCATGAAAGGACCGGGCCCCTTAGGGTAACCCAGGCAGGCTTGCTGACACCCAGGCAGGTTTTCCTGGGCATGTGCGTGGTGTTCGGCCTGGCTTTTGTCATTGGGCTTTATTTGATTGCGGTCGGCGGTTGGCCTATTTTGGTGATCGGGATTCTATCCATTATTTCCGGTATCGCTTACACCGGCGGCCCTTATCCCCTGGGTTATCACGGGCTGGGCGACCTGTTCGTGTTCATTTTCTTCGGCCCGGTGGCCGTGTGCGGCACTTACTACGTGCAGGCCCTCAGCCTGGACTGGCACGTGTTCGTGGCTTCTGTTCCCATGGGACTATTGACGACGGCGATCCTGGTGGTGAACAATTACCGGGATCTCCATACCGACCGCAAAGCGGGCAAGAAGACCCTGGCCGTCCGCTTGGGGCGGAAAGGGACCAGGTGGGAATATGTATTGCTGCTCGGGATTTCCTTCTTGATTCCGGTAGGCAGCTGGCAGGTGGACGGCGGGTCCGTATGGATGCTGCTGCCCCTGTTGACAATCCCCTTGGCGGTTCCTTTGATTAGGGATATGTACGTCAAGGAAGGGGCAGCTCTCAATGAGACTTTGGCGGGTACAGGCAAGCTGGAGTTAATGTACGGTATCTGCTATGCCCTGGGCTACATCTTGTCCCATGCCGGCATAGCCTTGAGCTGTACGGGAACAGTCTTACTTGGTTAG
- a CDS encoding ABC transporter permease subunit, which produces MQAGSNRTMTARYALTGLLLLALWWLLAVLVDHSALPKPYPALVSLVQELRQGLLLHIGVSLYRVLVSLGLSLLLGVPLGLVLGKNRGLDSYFAPAVYLTYPIPKVVFMPVLFVLLGIGDVSKIALITLIVFFQILVTTRDAARHLEEEYVLSVQSLGAGTWELYVHVYFPGCLPEILTSLRLGLGTAMAVLFLTETYATRQGIGYFIMDALSKMAYADMFAGIIAMGLMGFVLYLLIDQAEKRVCRWKALTK; this is translated from the coding sequence ATGCAAGCCGGGTCCAATAGAACCATGACCGCCAGGTACGCCTTGACCGGTCTTTTGCTCCTGGCCCTGTGGTGGCTGCTGGCGGTGCTGGTAGACCACAGCGCTTTGCCCAAACCGTACCCGGCCCTGGTGAGCCTGGTGCAGGAACTGCGCCAGGGTCTACTGCTCCATATCGGGGTGAGCCTCTACCGGGTGCTGGTCAGCTTGGGGCTGTCGCTGCTCTTGGGTGTTCCCTTGGGCCTGGTGCTGGGGAAGAACCGCGGCCTGGACAGTTATTTCGCCCCGGCCGTCTATCTCACTTATCCTATCCCCAAAGTGGTGTTCATGCCTGTCTTGTTCGTTTTGCTGGGCATCGGTGATGTTTCCAAAATCGCTCTCATCACCTTGATCGTGTTTTTCCAGATCCTTGTCACCACCAGGGATGCGGCCCGCCATTTGGAAGAAGAATACGTCCTGTCGGTGCAGTCTTTGGGCGCCGGCACCTGGGAATTATACGTCCATGTCTATTTCCCCGGCTGCCTGCCGGAAATACTCACCTCCTTGCGCCTGGGGCTCGGCACGGCCATGGCCGTGTTGTTCCTGACGGAAACTTACGCTACCCGCCAGGGTATCGGCTATTTTATCATGGACGCTTTATCAAAAATGGCTTATGCAGACATGTTTGCCGGTATTATCGCCATGGGGTTGATGGGCTTTGTCCTCTACCTCTTGATTGACCAGGCGGAAAAAAGAGTCTGCCGCTGGAAAGCACTAACCAAGTAA